TGGCATTCTTCCTGGACCGTAGTAGTGACCCAGGGGTATTCACTTCGGCTACGGGAGGTaggtggttcgaatcctgccgaGTGATTCCCACTGGTTTACAGGTAAAGGCATCCCCGGCCAAGCGCCCAGTTGTTTACGTGGTGTGTAAACGCCTGGGAGGCTTGACTTCAGTGATATCGAATGGCATGACCACTTTGTAATGCACGGTAATCCTACGGGTTGGTTTGTTGTCGGCCATGCTCCTCGTCTGTATGCTTTCTGGCGTGTTTATTGCGCGAAAATGTTTTACCTCCCAATATGAGCAAATAAAACATTTTAATGTGGGGATCCAGCCGCGGCGGTGGCCCAGTGGGTGCGGTGTTCTGCTGCGGACCCCAAAgactcgggttcgattccggcggcGGCAGTctcatatcgatggaggcgaaacgctggaggcccgcgtactgtgctatgtcagtacacgttaaggagccccagctggtcgaaattatccggagcccactactatacggcgtctctgatagccTGAGTCGTTTTGGTACTCCAGCTAATCTCGGGCTGTCTCGTGCTATACTATAGCTTGCTGTCAGTTTGAGCTGACCAGTCATGGTGTCGGATTGCACTGTTGCCAATAAGAATAACATGTTATTGTTCTAGTCTTCACTTCACTGTCGTGCTGGTAGGACCGTGCTAATTAAAGAGGTAATAAAAGGCAGTAGGTGTACGAACAGTTGTGGGCCTCATGCCTTCGCTTCCCCTGCTGCTTGCGAGACTCGTATATAAACATAATTCACTAAGGCAAGTTCTGCCTAGAAACTCCATCGCGCACACATACACGAAAAAGATACAGTCCCGACAATTCATGCGTCGGCACTTGCAATTCACGGCCCGTGTGAGCCACGTCTCGTTAATCTTCCTCCGCAGACGTTCATAATAGGGTTCGGATACCATCCTCGGTTGCATAGATTGCTCAAAAAGGAATGTTTATGGTTCTTGGTGTCATCGCGCTTTCCTAATGTGCCCCTTTTTGCGCCAGAGTAATGCACTACACGTGGCAGCGTTTCGTGTCTTTCTGTATGCCTTAACGACTGCAGCCGGAGAAGTGACATCCCTTATTTAAAGTATTTAAAACAGCCATGTGCGTGCCACGTGTAAGGGTGGTCTTCGCAACGAGGCTACACTTATGAACTCATAAAGCGCCTGCAACGACAAGCGGGCACACGCCCAGACCTAGAGGTCACTAATGCTTTAGGATTCCCTTTCACGCTGATTCACTCTCGTACAATAAGGTCTAACATTTACCTCCGACCGCTCGTTAACGACATCAAAACTCGGAGTAATGCGTTGGTAGCGCTCAAACGGACAGAGACAGCGGAGTTGGCTGCGTGCGGCCCACGTCGGCAACGTGTACACCATGGCTTCCACCGACCCTGCGACGGTGATCTTTGCCACACAAAGCCGCTTCTTCAGGAGGGACCCCCGCACCGCGGACTGGTTCCTGATCGGAAATGTTCCGTTCTTGCTCTTGCTCGTGCTCGGCTACGTTTACGTCGTTAAGATAGGTGGGCCGCGTTTTATGAAGGGACGCGCGCCATTCGAGGGCATCAAGCCCGTCATCGTGATCTACAACGCCACAATGGTGCTCCTGAACTGCTACTTCGTGATGGCCTTCCTCTCAAAGACGTACCTGGGCGGTGGCTACAGCTTCTTCTGTCAGGGAATTGATTTCGAAGCGCGCGACGAGAATACTATGAGTATGTTGACCCATTGCTGGATGTACTTCTGGGTCAGAGTGTTCGACTTTTTGGATACCGCGTTCTTCGTGCTGCGCAAGAAAGAGTCGCACGTGTCCCTCCTGCACGTGGCCCACCACGTCCTGGTAGTGTCCACCGGTTGGTACGGCCTCGCCTACGGAGCGGACGGCCACACGGCGTTCACCATCATCTTCAACAGCTTTGTGCACGTGGTCATGTACTCTTACTACCTGTTGTCTCTCATGGGGCCATCAGTGCGGCGGTACTTGTGGTGGAAGCGATACCTGACGCAGCTCCAGATGTTTCAGTTCGTCGTTTTGATGCTGCACGCGTCGATTCCGTTGTTCGTGGACTGCGGCTTCCCGAGGGTTCACATTTTCATCGGTCTGCCGCAGGGAGTCTTTTTCCTCGTCATGTTTCTTCGGTTCTACGCAAGTGCCTACAGTCACAGGAAGACGCTCACTGCGCAGAATGGTTTCGTAAAGAAGAGGAAGTGAACTTGAGACTTTGATATGCCAGCGATTCCTCTTTTCCGAAGCTGAATCAGGCCGCGATGTGTTCAATGGGTTCTGTGATTATGAGCATGTTTCGCTTATGCTTTCTTTTAAAGAATGTTTGAGCTTCTCTTGATAGCATGCTTCACTGGGAACAAtgaagactttttttctttcttgcatacGGGCCTGTTATTCAACAATGTGTATATTGCGAGCGCCACAGTGTCGTGACGCATGATTTCCGAGTGCACTATATAAGATGTAGTCGATGTAACAAAAATCTCAGCGAAATGACGCTTGATTATGTTTTTATGCGCTCTCTTCACTTGTCATCACCCTTGGAGCGGCATCTTAACGCTTACAGTGCCCTAGAATATTAGATGTGACGCCAAACTGGCTTGCAGCGCCTGCTTCGTTACGGCCGCAATAGCTTTGCCGCACGATAGAGATAGGAGGCTCCGCATTTATTTCTGACTTCAAGCTTTTGTGTTGCCTTCGAATTCTTAGTCAAATGTAAATGGCCTGCCCCGCGAAAACACCATGCATGTTGTTCGGCAATGCGGCATCAGTTGTTCCCGTGGAGACCCTGACACGGTACAGACCTCTGGGTGGTGTGACGTATGAACTTTTCCACTCAACCAAGCGATGGAACTATGGGGCGTGTCACAAGAACTCCCTTATGCTGcttgtagcccccccccccccccccagatgcGAACGAAGTAACccttgtattggcctcgaggagttacggagtcgccctctatcgg
This window of the Rhipicephalus sanguineus isolate Rsan-2018 chromosome 2, BIME_Rsan_1.4, whole genome shotgun sequence genome carries:
- the LOC119381620 gene encoding elongation of very long chain fatty acids protein AAEL008004, encoding MASTDPATVIFATQSRFFRRDPRTADWFLIGNVPFLLLLVLGYVYVVKIGGPRFMKGRAPFEGIKPVIVIYNATMVLLNCYFVMAFLSKTYLGGGYSFFCQGIDFEARDENTMSMLTHCWMYFWVRVFDFLDTAFFVLRKKESHVSLLHVAHHVLVVSTGWYGLAYGADGHTAFTIIFNSFVHVVMYSYYLLSLMGPSVRRYLWWKRYLTQLQMFQFVVLMLHASIPLFVDCGFPRVHIFIGLPQGVFFLVMFLRFYASAYSHRKTLTAQNGFVKKRK